In Vibrio sp. JC009, a single window of DNA contains:
- a CDS encoding cobyric acid synthase, with translation MIDTSKALMVQGTTSDAGKSVLVAGLCRVLARKGIKVSPFKPQNMALNSAVTVDGGEIGRAQAVQAYACGIEPTTDMNPILLKPNTDIGAQVIVHGKALQDMDAKSYHAFKPQVMKYVIESFGRLKDEYQSVMVEGAGSPAEINLRDHDIANMGFAEEADIPVIIVADIDRGGVFAHLYGTLALLSESEQNRVAGFVINRFRGDIALLQNGLDWLEEKTGKPVLGVLPYLHGLMLEAEDAINISQLNNDEPQLKVVVPVVQRISNHTDFDPLRMHPNVDLVFVRKNQPLPAADLIILPGSKSVRSDLEFLREQGWDKQIERHLRFGGKVMGICGGYQMLGELVADPLGIEGPAGKSKGLGYLPLETELQDNKQLKQTKGTLTLPGQETVDVFGYEIHAGITKGVSENAPLSLIDGADGALGIDDHVFGTYLHGIFESQQACGAILRWAGLQEAQGCDFAAMREEGINRVADAIEEHLDLNKLWPDLDLQEQSS, from the coding sequence ATGATTGATACATCAAAAGCTTTAATGGTGCAGGGCACCACCTCTGACGCAGGGAAAAGCGTTCTTGTTGCAGGTTTATGTCGGGTTCTTGCCCGTAAGGGGATTAAGGTTAGTCCCTTTAAGCCGCAGAATATGGCGTTGAACAGCGCGGTAACTGTGGATGGTGGTGAAATTGGGCGTGCTCAGGCCGTGCAGGCTTATGCCTGTGGTATTGAACCAACCACGGATATGAACCCCATCCTGCTTAAGCCGAATACGGATATTGGGGCCCAGGTGATTGTTCACGGAAAAGCACTTCAGGATATGGACGCCAAGTCTTATCACGCTTTTAAGCCTCAGGTTATGAAGTATGTCATTGAGTCTTTTGGCCGGCTTAAAGATGAGTATCAGTCTGTGATGGTTGAGGGGGCGGGAAGCCCTGCTGAAATTAACCTGCGTGATCACGACATCGCCAATATGGGATTTGCTGAAGAAGCGGATATCCCGGTTATTATTGTTGCTGATATTGATCGCGGTGGCGTATTTGCCCACCTTTACGGCACACTGGCACTTTTGAGTGAATCGGAACAGAACAGGGTTGCAGGCTTTGTTATTAACCGGTTCAGGGGCGATATTGCGCTGTTGCAAAATGGCCTGGACTGGCTGGAAGAGAAAACCGGAAAGCCGGTTTTAGGTGTACTGCCTTATCTGCACGGCCTGATGCTGGAAGCGGAAGATGCCATTAATATCAGCCAGCTAAACAATGATGAACCACAGCTAAAGGTGGTTGTGCCCGTTGTTCAGCGAATCAGTAACCATACGGATTTTGACCCGCTGCGTATGCATCCGAATGTGGATCTGGTTTTTGTGCGCAAGAATCAGCCATTGCCTGCGGCTGATCTGATTATTCTTCCTGGTTCAAAAAGCGTTCGCAGTGATCTTGAGTTCCTTCGCGAACAGGGCTGGGACAAGCAAATTGAACGTCACCTTCGTTTTGGCGGAAAAGTGATGGGCATTTGTGGCGGATATCAGATGCTGGGTGAACTGGTTGCTGATCCTCTGGGTATTGAAGGTCCGGCAGGCAAGAGTAAAGGGTTGGGCTATCTGCCGCTGGAAACCGAGCTGCAAGATAATAAGCAGCTGAAACAGACCAAAGGGACGCTTACGTTGCCGGGGCAAGAGACGGTTGATGTATTTGGTTATGAGATCCATGCAGGCATAACAAAAGGTGTCTCTGAGAATGCACCGCTCTCTCTTATCGATGGCGCAGATGGTGCTCTGGGTATTGATGATCATGTCTTTGGCACTTATCTGCACGGCATCTTTGAATCTCAGCAAGCCTGCGGCGCAATACTGCGCTGGGCCGGACTGCAGGAGGCTCAGGGCTGTGATTTTGCCGCTATGCGTGAAGAGGGTATTAACCGGGTTGCGGATGCCATTGAAGAACACCTTGATTTGAATAAGCTTTGGCCTGATTTAGACCTTCAGGAGCAATCATCTTGA
- a CDS encoding PH domain-containing protein: protein MFKGLKIAGLTEQDAGEGMDTYGFMLIEGEEVKCEYKTVRDMVILTNKRLITIDVQGITGKKKEFFVLPFSKITAFAIESAGTFDMDAEFKIWASGIGELEINFLKGTDVSKIAKVLSAGIV, encoded by the coding sequence ATGTTTAAGGGACTGAAAATCGCAGGACTGACAGAGCAGGATGCCGGTGAGGGAATGGACACCTACGGCTTTATGCTGATTGAAGGTGAAGAGGTTAAGTGCGAGTACAAAACCGTGCGCGATATGGTGATACTGACGAATAAACGCCTTATTACAATTGATGTGCAGGGAATTACCGGTAAGAAGAAGGAATTCTTTGTTTTACCGTTTAGCAAGATTACTGCATTTGCCATTGAAAGCGCTGGCACATTCGACATGGATGCAGAGTTTAAAATCTGGGCTTCCGGGATTGGTGAACTGGAGATCAACTTCCTGAAAGGCACAGATGTATCTAAGATCGCCAAAGTATTAAGTGCCGGTATCGTCTGA
- a CDS encoding DUF3859 domain-containing protein, with the protein MAKRSPVIEMTSYGIFSTWDAKSKQLPKIQEFTTQVPAEIDIEFGFTVNIKKAKGKKIRYCIYHPDITSPKGDVLDPFDGEEYVGNNDWDFYLGDTIWEPVDNKVGKWRMTIELDNQIIAEKTFDVYARDEGEFWKRRGF; encoded by the coding sequence ATGGCAAAACGCTCTCCCGTTATCGAAATGACTTCCTACGGCATATTCTCTACCTGGGATGCCAAATCTAAGCAACTTCCAAAAATTCAGGAGTTCACCACTCAGGTTCCGGCTGAAATAGATATTGAGTTTGGGTTTACCGTAAATATCAAAAAAGCAAAGGGAAAGAAGATTCGCTACTGCATTTATCATCCTGATATTACTTCTCCTAAAGGAGATGTATTAGATCCCTTCGACGGTGAAGAATATGTCGGCAATAACGACTGGGACTTCTACCTGGGAGATACCATCTGGGAACCCGTTGATAATAAAGTGGGCAAATGGCGAATGACCATTGAGCTCGATAACCAGATTATCGCTGAGAAAACCTTTGATGTTTACGCAAGAGATGAAGGTGAGTTCTGGAAGCGCCGGGGGTTTTAG